From the genome of Gambusia affinis linkage group LG04, SWU_Gaff_1.0, whole genome shotgun sequence:
CCGTGGCCGTCAACACATCCGCCTTTAAATTCGCCCTCAAACTTCATCCCGTCGAAGCGCGTGAAAACACCGGCTCCCTGGAACTTCCCCTGCACAAATTCACCTTCATACCTGAAGGAAAAGCACAGAGAGTCCAACGCAGCAATACTTCCCCTGCAACGTTACAAACCAAACACCAGGGGCGTCCAAACGTTTTCCAGACATGGGCCAAAATCAcgtgacaaaaaggaaaattaaactaCAATCACGCAAATAAGTCACctagttttattgttgtttgtaaGAAAGGGATGTTATTCATTGTAGAGccaaacttaaaaaagaaaataagcttTCAATTAGTTTTGGCCTCAATTGAACAAATTTATCTTCAGTCATAGAATAGAATgcactttattgatccccaattAGAAATTGCTTATTAGTTGACAAACTCCTCCATCTaaggtgttaaatattaataatacaaatatagagaaagcttttaaaatatatatatacctaaGCGTGATGCAAGTAATTCAATGTGACTGAATGTAAATAACAAGCATGCACATTCaaatatgttaattaaaaataatctacaaaTTACTCAGACATAAGTACATATAATTATAAGATTATATGAACAGgatctttcaaaaacattttaataaagtcaataaaagctgatttgtgTGCAGCAAAGCcgacttttcagtaaaagtctctgAATCAAAGTGACTCTTAGCATAAAAGCTGAACAtctttttttgtgcttcatgtttattgataattttacacagattaaaaataaccaCTTGTATCTTTcttaattcacaaaaaaaaaaaattaaaaaaaaaatcagtccaaGAGCCATAAATGGCCCCCGAGCCGCACTTTGATCATCTCTGATATATTATAACACAATATATCGgctgtttttgctgaaattcaGCAAAGCGGTACCAATTTTACTGGAAACTTTCTAAACTTTGGGAGCAATTTAAGTCCAGACTTGTCAGTTAAAAAGTGTTGATGCTGAAAAGTGAAGTTGAGGctggaaaacatgttttggtGATTTCAAAGgccttgaaaaataaattaaatgttttgtccaAGCCGGAGCATACAGCACTGAATAGGCTGTCCTCAACTTCTTTATGTTGTGTTGTGTCGCACTTAAACAAGGTTCAGCAAATGTAAGGGAACAGTTAACAAAAGCAGCTGAATAGATTgaagatttttatatatttttgtcaaataaagccaattaattttagaaatcttGTCAGAAGAATGAACAGAGATTATGTGTCTACCTTGGAATGCTGGGCAGCTAATGTACCAGAAAAGGCCAATTTGAAAAAGATTGGAAAGGTCAGGCGATGAAAACACTTCACTGAGGATAAAAGCAGatcttttaaaacatctgttctGCACAGTATTTTCCTCCTCTAcactttctttctgtctgtttaaaTGTAGAAAGTGCtgatgaaatctttaaaaaaattgtagaaaGTGCACCAGTTCAGTTTACCTCAACAAGATGaatattaaatgcattttataaacACACTTATGATTGGAATGACAAATCTGGAGCATTAAGAACCAATAAAGTGAAGTCACATTTCACATGAGGGGGAATTCAGGCTTAGATTTCCTTACaatgcagctttaataaatacAGGCTTGCAGGATTTCCTTTGtgcattattgttatttttttgcagaaatgatCTTTCATTCGACACTTAAAAACCACTCAAAGACATCTAGGCTTGTTCAtacttgtttttactttagtgTTGACTTATGAACTTCAACACTTTGATCAAAGGTTGTTAAAGATATCCATAGTTAGgtctgacaatattttatttgagaagcatttattttgtttttggaaaaacaataGAGTAAAAATAGTGTCGGCTGTTggatttttagacatttaaataaaaatattgtcactCTGATGTCACCGTGTTGTTTATGTTGCAATGCATCCTGGGAATGTGACGTACACGGGGCGCTTCGACGATGGCTCAGTCCAGACAGAACAATAATTCCTGATTTTGTCAACCCacaaggagaaaacattttctcagaattatTAGAATagtgttttacaaaaactttaaGATGCTTCATTATCACTTTaaacactttgttttgattttgtattagctcctgctaatggtGTTGGCTAAAGCTAGCATAGAAAGCACCAGCTTACAAGCACAATGTTTAGCTTCCATCAGCTATGTTGGCTACTGAACAGTGATGTGACAAATGGACTTAGCGGCTAATGTAGCTACTTCATAAAACGAGTAAATCTTAAAAAGCCGTGACCCCAAACTAAAACAGAGCGGAAAATGATCAGAAAGTCCAAAGAAACTGACGAAGGTTTCTGCTAAATTTATTTCTACTGATCAGATCCatgtttacactgcaaaaaatatattttaaattagaataaccctTTTTTGTCACAGACCTCAACCACCCATTGTTTGTATCCATTTTCTCTCACAAATACattgggaaaaaataaaataatccacttTAATGGATGATATAAGCACTTCTAAGTGTTGTGTATGATATAAcgtttccaaatattttttttctccgtgCTGAATTAAGACAATGCAAAATAATAAGATATTGGTTATATACTTCTGTTCTTTCTTCGAAAGAACCCTTGAAAAAGGTTGCGTTTCGAGTGTTTTTCTTAATATGAGAGGTTGACATTTTTGTATTGTGACGACCCCAAGCGATCCTTCTTTCAGTTAAAGCGTGAACCTCCACTAGCAGAACAGCAGCAACTGCTTCTCTAACATCTTTGCTGGTGTCTTTCTAATCTGGCATTGTGTTAGCAAAAACCTAAATGGAAAAACTTGCAGATAACTTGTACAATAATAAGAAGAAGCACTCTATTAATCTAGCACAATCCTAGTGATTTtctaatcaaaacaaagaaaatgcagtaattcatgAAGGGACACGCGGTGAGGCACGAACCTGGAGCCATCAGGAAACACCAGAACGCCACAGCCGTTGAACAGGCCGTTCTCAAACTGTCCGGTGAAACACGTCCCGTCGCTGAAGATCAGCTGACCCAGGCCGTGACGCAGACCTGCGGCAAGTTGCacaataaaaagcaacatttataaaaacaaatggtaGCTAGTATGGTAAGAATGAGTAGATCTATAACTTATTAACACAGCAGGACCAAAATTAACtctaaatatattgtttttcaaaagaggAAATCGCTAAAGGAGACCTACAATGTAAAATTCACACGTTGGATgcttttgttcttccatttgggtttctgttgcttctgaaaaaaaaaaaaacccaaccactaaaagtaaatttaaaaataaacacccagccattttttggcaataagttcatgttttttttgtatctggTTGCAAGAACGTTCAGAAtataacgtcacaaatcagcagacGTTGGCCGTTACCCAGCAACCCCAGCgaagctccagcacatttgatGAGCTGGATTTCCCGCTATTtccactgtacaatggctgctggaaaagacgagtgttttgttgttgatttactatccagaaaccatttgctgcattcttcttggttgtgcaggaggctatacttctgcttttcaaagaactgtgtttgtgtacttattcatttatttgaaatgaaaatggctCCATATTgtggggcgtggccagcagcagcttacttggatttaaagtgacaagacgccatAAATCAGGCAGAACTGAACAGGTTGAAATCTCAATATCtagaaatgattttgtgcaaaaaatataatgaacatgttttatatagGCCACAGATCTATCCTAACCCGTTCACGGATACATAACTTGCTTTGTATgcatttccttctaattcatggaaagcactttaaactaccttgttgctgaaaatgtgctatataaataaaattaccttacctttTAAGCTGAtcttatttcacaaaactttgCCAAAAATCAAGTCTTTTGGGTAATAAGGAAAGAGCAGGAAATAGAAAATAGCAGATTATTTGTAAGATTAATTAACCACAAAAGGGTTTTTATAAAgttcttcaaaaacacaatctgccttttcttaaattaaaaacaccaCTGTCGATATCATGACCCATTAGTGAACAAAACCCCAAGAAACTTAAACTCCTCCATTTGGGAAGAGCCTCTTTATGTActctttttatatattatcTGGGTATGTACAGTTTTACCTTGGACACATTATAAAAAGGACAGATATGGTTCCAGAGTAATAAACCCAGATCTCCAGTAGATGTATGAATAGACTGCTGAGTTAGTGCTTGAATCACAGATGAAGGTTGCCGTCTTTTATGGAGCATAAGGCCTTGCAAACCGGTCATGTTGAGGTTTGGGTTCTGCATGGCATACAGAGGTCATGTGCTGTGATTTCATATGTAATATTCTATTTCCTCTTATTCATTTAACAGACTGTCCATTTACCATAACCATTGACAAATCAAAACCATGAATCTTCAGCTCTTACTCTGCCAGCACaagtctgtggaaaaaaaaaataaaaaatcacattttaggCATCAAGGATGACAACAGAACATATTAGAagcttagaaaaaaatgtttatactaTCTGTTGTTGGAATAGTGAATGCTATTTTTGCAATGTAAAGGCCATTGCAAACAACCGATTAAATGTTGCCATTTGATGGTGTGGAAAATCCAAGAAACTGTTTCCTACAATGTCATCATGGGACCTCCAGGTTCTCACTGTGAATGGTGTGAAAGTAGGTGCCTCTCCATTCAGAATAAGACTGCACATgtttaactccaatactaactGCTTTTTATACATACACATTAAAAGGAGgtaaagcaacaatgtttgcttcatttctactttttttttagggCAAAGTTTTGACtagatttaactgtttaacccagtggtccccaacaaccgggccgcggaccggtaccagTCCGTGGACTAATTGGTACCGGGctgcgcaagaaataattaaatatgatattgaatataaatattgaacCCACCGGCACTCTTAGTGCGATGCTCAGGAAGAGCGCAGCAGATGCCACAGTCGGTCAACCAGGGGACCCGTCAGCTCTTCAGCTTGtgaaaccacacacacatacacacacaaaaactcaaaaccagTGACCGGCCAGAACCGCGCACACAGAAAGAATCTCAGACGAGGTCCAAACGAACACTCATAGAACTACACTTAAAACTGCGcttgttcatttttagcttacaaaaagatcaaataaacaGCCAAATAAACAACTAAACTGAACAATAACATTTAGGTTTAGGACATACATGTGACAAGCTGTTTTGacacaatctttttttctccacaattctGTTTATATTAGAGAGGGTTAggtaataaacagaaaaatctcaAGGTGCGCtcagccgtacagctgcaggagCTACTGTCTACAACACAATCACAGAGAGCGAGTCCATTACTGTGCTGAGGACGACCTGGTATCTTCCTAGAGCAATGGGATTTAGAGAGAGCTCACATAGTCCCATGAAACTGAGAAGAAGAGCATGCAAGCTCTCAGAGGGTGGGGTTTGAGAGAGCTAAGAGCAGTTCAGGATTTACTGGAGGAGGCTCCTTGGCAAAGGGTAAAGACGGGTAGAGGCCAGTGAGCATTGTCCATTGCTCCCAGCTAATGGCAAAGTAAATTAGGCAGTCCATCTGTCAGGGCTGCTTAAAGAGCTGCTCTCTGCCTAATCTGAGCAGGGTTTTCACAAGAGATTTGGCAAAGCGATTTGGCAGCTCTGCCCTCCATTTTCAAAGTCCTTCCTTCCTGAAACTCCCTGCATCCATAGATGCTGGTGCAAAGATCAGGATGGCTAAGGAAGAGGGCCAACAGCATTTCAAGTCCAACTCTCTATCATGCATGAGCCCTGACAAGTGAGCAGCAGCCTCTGGCAGACATTTCATGGACTGGCTGCTGAAATCCAACAATCTATGAAGTGTCAACGAGAGTGCAATCATCTGGCAACAAACACCAGTAGTGTCTTCCACAAAGCGTGACAACAGATGCGTCAAATACAAATGGGGTTATTGAATATAATAAAATCAAGTGGCAGCAGTTTACGGATCACAATGAAtgcaacagtttatttttcGCTCAAAGCACACATTATTTACAGACTGTTGAAGCTAGGGACAGCCATTTCCTCTTCATCTCCTTGGTTTAGTCCCCTTGGAGCAAACTTAATCTGTCTCTCAGCTTCTTTATAACGCCTCTCTCTTAGCTCATGTTGGGTCATGGTCTCTGGCTAATTACGGTTTAGCTGAATTTGTCCGGCTTTTATGTCAATCAATAGCGGTAATGCACAGATGTTAAATGACCGCACAGGCAAAGAACAGTAGTAAATGACTACTGGCTGTGCCTGGGCTGCTGTGGATGTACCGGTCCTACTTCCTGTAACCTGATAGCCCCCGGACTCGTCTTGAGCCAGCACTTGACTGAATTATTCATATGACATGGAAGACCTCTGTCTGACACACACCTACATGTTTGTGTGCAAACAGTGACTTTGCATGCAAAGACAATGAGACAGTCTGTGTTCCTGACGAACACCgtgcaaaaaaacacacacacaagcacgcACACAATAGCATATTACTGTTCGCAGTGTTAATTCAACATTTCACGCTCAAAAAAAAGGATGTGTCATCACACATATTTTGGATGTGGCAGAAAATAATAGCTTCTTAGggaaaagcaaatgaggtgctGCAAAATGAAGTCCCGGCAGAAAATAAAGGTGTACATATACTTGGAGCTGCACAAAGGAGCATACTTATGATTTATATAATTATTCTACTATTGTGTAATATTTTAGGAGATGAAAAAATTTTTCTTCCCAACTACTCAAACTCAAAGTTTGAGTAGTTAAAGAAGTACAAAATGATCCCACACACAGGCTGTTCACCTTTTCTAAAGATATCTGGAGCTGTACATAATCAATAATTGCAGATTAACGAGAACTATTATACAGAACATGtcaacataaatattaaaggtAAAGTggcctttaaacattttttgggTGGTTTGGATTTCCAAAATCtaagattttgttgtttttgtgacatttaggagatgaaaaatactaaaattaagTTTACAATGTGATCATAAATCACTCTGAAACcgttttttgggtcatattatctAATAACTAATGGAAACAATGTACAGAACATCCTTAACGATATATAATAAACAACCCCAATGAATCTGCTTATACACCAAGTgacaaccaaaaacacaaagacccAAGGATCATGACAGTACTATTGTTCATCCACTCCACAACCGTGCACCTTATTGGTGCGTCTCATGGAATCCCGAAGATGTTTGAGGTTGTAGtgtaaaaaagtgaaagaaaggtCACATCGACTCACATCCGTACAGAAACTCTTACCTCCAGTCCATCGGCCTACGCAATTCTTCCACACCACTAAATCCTATAAAACTACGGCAAATCAAAGAGCTGGCTGTTAAATGATGAGCTGACAATAAAATAGTTGCCCAATTATTACTAACACTCATTAATGTGCAAAGATCTTACATGGATAAACTAAAGACATATTgctcacattttttaaaataaaatatgtgcataGGAGATGGGCAAATAAATCTCAAGAACGTCTGACTTCTGCACACTTTCAAACAAAGACCATTTATCACTGCAGAGTTTCAGTAACGAGACCTTCCTGTGTGCTTGATGATGTTTAAATTAAGTGTTAAATATGTacatatttattgtaatttaaagttaaagggATGAACTACAAGATGCATGATGGCAAAAGAAATCCAAGCTGTTTCAAACCGGTAGCGATTTGTGAACCCAATATGTCTCTGtgccacaaaacaaaacaaagctcaATTGTGctgacatgaaaacaaaagtaatgaaGCATTTCGATGAATCGCCGCCAAACCAGTTTAGCAGTTTTAGTTAATTGTGCGCAGAGCATATGTTTCTCCCTCCGGTGTTCGAGCTGCTGAGGTGCCaaacttttgttctttgtttaaCCTTACCTCAAAGGTTTTCTCAGTGTTTTAGTCAAAGTGCAAATATGAGTTCAGTTTGTCACCTATTCTTTTTTTACTCTGGCTGTTCTTGCTGGTTGCTGTAAAACACAATCTGTTTGTGTGCGAgtgcagatttatttaaaagtagttttttctACAGGGACTCAGCTAATGTACACACATCTTCATCCTAACTCTCCAGTCTAAAATGAAACTCCACTTTAATTAAAAGCTGCCACAGTTAActctgttttattgtgtttactggTATCCTCTGTTAACCATTTATTCTAACCGATATCCTCTAGATAGAAATTCAGGTCATCAGCTCAGCACTACTGTAATTAAAAAAGCTATCCAGTTGTTTGGCAGGTGGGACTTAAAACATATGTATCTAAATTAGCCATCAGATAGTAACGGCTATTAAGGTAAAGACTGTCAGCTTCAAAAAACTATGTCAGCAAAGTGACAAATAATATAATAGATTTTAAGAACTTCAACTTAAACCAAGGAGTTTCCATTGggtataatttatttattattcaatatACGTTATGGACAATGTTTCAGCTATTGATCCTTTCCAACTGCGTCACTTAATCATTAATCCTCCATGACGAATGGCGCCTGTAATCGCCATCCGGCAAAGTGCAAATATGATTCAGTTAGTGCGACGCGGCGTCTCCGAAGACACCAGCGATTCAACGGAGCGACTGAAATAGTTTTCCAAAGTTAATTTTGCCAGTTTATCAGTGACTTCTACTTGTCCCagtcaagctaatttgtctgtgaacgtaacacacctggttggggctcTTAGACGGCGGTATTTACAGAAGTTGGAAAGAAGCTAGCTTGGAAACCCACCCGTACTTCCTCACTCCTGACttgttgatcaaattaccgaCTCTGTCTtaattcacaccacatgatttatatcactatgTCATAAATGGCGTTTCCCCTTAAGCCGAAGCAGcattaaaaagttcaaaagacAAGATGCTAACCAGTTATTtccatacatgctaggctacatgacggtgcggcactgtctccatggttactaatGGTTAGACAGTACCTCTtcataatgtaatattttatgtatttctaatcaTACTTACTTATAAGTTGTGTGAACgttaatcttcttaccttgtatAAAGTGTTAACTGCAAATCCACATTACACCGATGGCTGACAGTCGTTCTGATTGACAGCTGCCAGTCGTTATGTTTAACGACTGCTATCCTCCGCCAccatctttcctcattaaaaattataaaataaaattacatccttgtgtgtttgtgcagccgACCGCGCAGCATCCTACGACCAATTTTAGAGTGAAATCAACTACATAGAAGAGACTTTAAACACTAACTTTAAAGGTACTTGAATTTCTCCACTCAGGGACAATGGagaatatttctattctattgcTTTTCAttagtcaaaaaacaaaacaaaatgcaaaccaGGACTGAATTGTTGTACACTAATTTTAGACTGTTAGAACACAGTTTGAGATGTGCAAAACCTTTATTCTGtttatgaatacaaaataataGTAACTATTTGCTTTCCTCAAATGACATCTTATCTTATAAACCCAACATCTAAGATATTTCTTAACTTCTTAAAATGCACTTTAAGAagctcctttttaaaatatgctcaCTAAAGAAATCAGCGTTGTAAATGTTTAtgataaaatattctaaaatgacaatgtcaaatttatttatttagcactttTAAAAACGGGTTGAAACGGTGGCaccaaaatgctgcaaaaaaaaaattacacaatacaataaattgatgaaaataaaaaagtaaaaaaaccaaaacacatcaCAACAGAAAAGTCCCTGTGACCTATATTCAAacccaaaaaatgtaaatcctaGTGAACTGTTCATCTTTATAAGATTCTTTGAGTCCTATTTAAACATTAACTTTTACTCCAAACAGCAAATCCTGAGCTTTGAACATTCACACTAAAGGAACTGGATTTTTGTAATGAAACAGCTTCACAATGTTTGTTCACTACCACAAAAACCTGTgtaatttttggttttaatgtacAGAGCCTTGCAAAGAATTCACATTCACTAAACCTTTACTCATTTTCAACTTCAATAGAGGGTATTTGGAGATTTTGTGATGGATCATAATAAGCAGTATTCACCACAAACGTGGAACAAGCTTCCAGAAAGctgcaaaacatctgaaatacaAAGTTCCTTTAAACCAAAGTTAAaaccccacctgtttagagtttgTGTTTGATTAGTAATGAGTTAAatattgaccaacatatttgatgtttgcTTGATTATTTTGAGGACAATATTTGACAAACTAATGTTTAACccttgtttcataattgatgagtgtgtgatgtttttatggtgtaaagcactttgaactgccctgttgctgaatgtactacataaataaacttgacaagTTGAGCACATCAGAGCCACTGATGTTTAGATGtctaaaataaatggattttaatgTAGTTGTCTATGAACTCCtggcatgttattgtttataacTGGAAATTTTGCGCTTGAGCTCAACGCTTgagggcaaaaagacgattCTCTCGCATGCCATGAATTGCTGCACTGCCGCTATTAGTTACACCgttaactaaatgaaacctggagatgtaggtaTGATTAAGTCAGCACAGTGCACCacagcaaatggaaaaataacccagaaaaaccactgaagaataactcaaaaccactcatattcttctttctttttttttctcgctctctgtatcACActcgttgccatggcaactaACAATAACGCCACAATGTCAGGATAGAACAACCAGTCCAttagagttttatgtttttaggattgatgtttattttgcaattattaattGCAAAACATAATATTTGTATTAGATTAGCTTCCGCTGCTATAAGCTAATCTAACAGTGTGGTGGTTGATTAGctcatttaaacacctgctctactaaTGATCTGCCAGAGTTGGTGTTTACGTcgccttttttttaatcttggaAACTGAATGGAAACACTGAATTCCACATCACATCTACATCTTatggttgtcaaagtcaagctaacTGAACTACCTCCTTCTCCTCAcaattctttttcttcaataaaaactttttcctgacctttttATCTAGTTGttgtagtgttgacaattagtagcaaaacACTGCgtccatttttttatatacatcaGGCATTCATCTAAGACTTAGCATGTTTATATTGAAAATGTAACGGCTAAATCCAATGCTAGTTATCGTTAGCGAGCATCTTTTTGCTCTCCAGCAGAGAGATGGCGGCAGGATTTTGTGCGCATGACGTCACATTGCAAGGGATCCATATAGTTCGCCAAAAAatactcaaacatttcccacataaagaaaagaacattCAGGGGGTGCTGTGGCGGCGTAGGGGCAGAGCATgacccacgtattgaggccCTAGTCTTCGTGGCGGtggttgcaggttcgattcctggcatGGCGATATTTGCCAcattttccccctctctcattatCCTGTTTCCTGTCTAACTACTTTCTAATGAAGGCCagtagagccaacaaaacctttgaaaaaaacattcagtctgttatagtattatgtttttagtcttgatgtttatttttgtgattattaataagtgatagCTAATGCTGCTAAGCTAACACTGCTGTGATAGATTAGTCAGTTTAAAcccctgctctactgatgatctgtcagagttggtgtttattttgtaactgaactgaaacatcAAATTCCACATcccatctacatgttaaggttgtcaaagtcaagctagcatagcttcACGTATGCTGCAGCAGATTACAACTATTAAAGTTCATTTTATGGTATCCCTGTAAGCTTGAACCTAAATGAGGCATTAATGTCTTAGTCAAATATTCTCTGAAATGAAAGCGGTGATGGAGGAAGGGTGGGGATGGAGCAGGTGGACCTTGCCTTCTTTCCACT
Proteins encoded in this window:
- the LOC122829876 gene encoding MORN repeat-containing protein 4-like, giving the protein MTLTRGSFTYSNGEEYHGEWKEGLRHGLGQLIFSDGTCFTGQFENGLFNGCGVLVFPDGSRYEGEFVQGKFQGAGVFTRFDGMKFEGEFKGGCVDGHGLLTFVDGGRGVSHEGLFETNQLKRRESSHAAVQRAQAASAKARALAS